A genomic window from Micromonospora ferruginea includes:
- a CDS encoding L-threonylcarbamoyladenylate synthase, whose amino-acid sequence MARYYDLHPDNPQPRVIRQVVDLLRADGVIVYPTDSCYALGCRLDNRAGVERIREIRRLDERHPFTLVCADFAQLGQFVKLSNAVFRQVKAVIPGSYTFLLPATSEVPRRLQDPRRRVVGARVPKHTVTQALLAELGEPLLSSTLLLPGEAEPMTQGWEIKERLDHQVDAVVDAGDCGLEPTTVVDLSGDEPEILRRGVGDPSRFE is encoded by the coding sequence GTGGCGAGGTACTACGACCTGCATCCGGACAATCCGCAGCCTCGGGTGATCCGGCAGGTGGTGGATCTGCTGCGCGCCGACGGGGTGATCGTCTACCCGACCGACTCGTGCTACGCCCTCGGCTGCCGGCTGGACAACAGGGCCGGCGTGGAGCGGATCCGCGAGATCCGGCGGCTGGACGAGCGGCACCCGTTCACGCTGGTGTGCGCCGACTTCGCCCAGCTCGGCCAGTTCGTCAAGCTCAGCAACGCGGTCTTCCGGCAGGTCAAGGCCGTGATCCCGGGCAGCTACACGTTCCTGCTCCCGGCCACCTCGGAGGTGCCCCGCCGGCTTCAGGACCCGCGGCGGCGGGTGGTCGGCGCGCGCGTGCCGAAGCACACCGTCACCCAGGCGCTGCTCGCCGAGCTGGGTGAGCCGCTGCTCTCCAGCACGCTGCTGCTCCCCGGTGAGGCGGAGCCGATGACCCAGGGCTGGGAGATCAAGGAACGCCTCGACCACCAGGTCGACGCCGTGGTGGACGCCGGCGACTGCGGGCTGGAGCCCACCACCGTGGTGGACCTCTCCGGGGACGAGCCGGAGATCCTGCGCCGGGGCGTCGGCGACCCGTCCCGCTTCGAGTAG
- a CDS encoding Na+/H+ antiporter, protein MSALVLITVLGVTVLVGTTIGGRYSVAPPVLLISMGALLGLLPPFENVVLEPEVVLVLFLPAILYRESLVISLREIRANLAVIVLLAVALVIITMVAVAYVAQALGVEPAAAWVLGAVLAPTDAAAVAGLAKRMPRGILTTLRAESLVNDGTALVLFAVAAGVIAGGRVPGAFSLTGQFVGKSLGGVAAGLLVGGLVVLIRKHVDDPMREGGLSILTPFVAFLLADAAHASGVLAVVVSGLLLSYAGPRVIRARSRVTAYAFWDLSTFMINGSLFVLLGMQVPGSLRSITSHSPAASFGIAVLVALVVVVTRLGWVHLSVSALQGVDRRESRRSAHFDARMRTAAGWAGFRGAVSLAAALAVPVTMHDGSRVHERDLIIFVTVVVIVLIMVVQGTTLPAVVSWAGLTGDREREDEVRRARIRATEAALEALPSVAADLGVAPDAVDRLRAGYQDHLADVRNPRSEEADREREMVRRLQLEMLDRKRQAVTRLRNTNQIDDAVLRELQAATDIEEIRLLGPELED, encoded by the coding sequence GTGAGCGCACTCGTGCTGATCACGGTGCTCGGGGTCACCGTGCTCGTCGGCACCACCATCGGCGGCCGGTACAGCGTCGCGCCGCCGGTGCTGCTCATCTCGATGGGCGCGCTGCTCGGCCTGCTGCCGCCGTTCGAGAACGTGGTCCTCGAACCCGAGGTGGTGCTGGTGCTGTTCCTCCCGGCGATCCTCTACCGGGAGAGCCTGGTGATCAGCCTGCGGGAGATCCGCGCCAACCTCGCGGTGATCGTGTTGCTGGCCGTCGCGCTGGTGATCATCACGATGGTGGCGGTCGCGTACGTCGCGCAGGCTCTCGGTGTGGAACCGGCCGCGGCGTGGGTGCTGGGCGCGGTCCTGGCGCCCACCGACGCCGCCGCGGTCGCCGGCCTGGCCAAGCGGATGCCGCGCGGCATCCTCACCACGCTGCGCGCGGAGAGCCTGGTCAACGACGGTACGGCGTTGGTGCTGTTCGCGGTGGCGGCGGGCGTGATCGCGGGCGGGCGGGTGCCCGGGGCGTTCTCGCTCACCGGCCAGTTCGTCGGCAAGTCGCTGGGCGGGGTCGCCGCCGGGTTGCTCGTCGGCGGGCTGGTGGTGCTGATCCGTAAGCACGTCGACGACCCGATGCGCGAGGGCGGGCTGAGCATCCTGACCCCCTTCGTGGCGTTCCTGCTCGCCGACGCGGCGCACGCCAGTGGGGTGCTCGCGGTGGTGGTGTCCGGCCTGCTGCTGTCGTACGCGGGGCCCCGGGTGATCCGGGCCCGCTCCCGGGTCACCGCCTACGCGTTCTGGGACCTGTCCACCTTCATGATCAACGGTAGCCTGTTCGTGCTGCTCGGCATGCAGGTGCCGGGCTCGCTGCGCAGCATCACCAGTCACTCGCCGGCCGCCTCGTTCGGCATCGCGGTGCTCGTCGCGCTGGTCGTGGTGGTGACCCGGCTGGGCTGGGTGCACCTGTCCGTGTCCGCCCTGCAGGGCGTCGACCGGCGGGAGTCGCGTCGGTCGGCGCACTTCGACGCCCGGATGCGTACCGCCGCGGGCTGGGCCGGTTTCCGGGGCGCGGTCTCGCTCGCCGCGGCGCTGGCGGTGCCGGTCACCATGCACGACGGCAGCCGTGTGCACGAGCGCGATCTGATCATCTTCGTCACCGTGGTGGTGATCGTGCTGATCATGGTGGTGCAGGGCACCACGCTGCCGGCGGTGGTGAGCTGGGCCGGCCTGACCGGCGACCGGGAACGTGAGGACGAGGTGCGCCGGGCGCGGATCCGGGCTACCGAGGCGGCGCTGGAGGCGTTGCCGTCGGTCGCCGCCGACCTGGGCGTCGCGCCGGACGCCGTGGACCGGCTGCGTGCCGGCTACCAGGACCACCTGGCGGACGTCCGCAACCCGCGCAGCGAGGAGGCGGACCGCGAGCGGGAGATGGTCCGCCGGTTGCAGTTGGAGATGCTGGACCGCAAGCGGCAGGCGGTCACCCGGCTGCGCAACACCAACCAGATCGACGACGCGGTGCTGCGGGAACTCCAGGCGGCCACCGACATCGAGGAGATCCGGCTGCTCGGCCCGGAGTTGGAGGACTGA
- a CDS encoding endo-1,4-beta-xylanase: MDKVFARTSHSTAARPRTRAAVVSMLAGAAAVAATVAVATSASAGTTLGASAAEQGRYFGTAVAANKLSDATYVGILNREFNMVTPENEMKWDATEPSQNQFTYSSSDRIVAHAQANGMRVRGHALAWHSQQPGWAQSLSGTALRNAMVNHITQVATHFKGKIYAWDVVNEAFDDGNGGRRDSNLQRTGNDWIEVAFRTARAADPGAKLCYNDYNTDNWTWAKTQGVYNMVKDFKARGVPIDCVGFQSHFNSGSPYPGNYRTTLQNFADLGVDVQITELDIEGSGSAQATTYGNVVKDCLAVARCNGITVWGIRDSDSWRASGTPLLFDGSGNKKAAYTSTLNALNAGGTTPPTSTPPTSTPPTSTPPTTPPPTTTPPTTPPPAGACTASLTTNQWQGGFVTTVRVTAGGSALNGWSVSLTLPSGSSVTNTWSAQASGAGGAVTFRNVDYNRQVGAGGSTEFGFQGTGTAPSGTVSCTAG; the protein is encoded by the coding sequence ATGGACAAGGTGTTCGCCCGCACCAGTCATAGCACGGCAGCCCGGCCGCGCACCCGAGCCGCGGTGGTGTCGATGCTGGCCGGGGCCGCGGCGGTCGCGGCGACGGTCGCGGTCGCGACCAGCGCCAGCGCCGGCACGACCCTCGGCGCGTCGGCGGCGGAGCAGGGCCGCTACTTCGGCACCGCGGTGGCCGCGAACAAGCTGTCGGACGCCACGTACGTCGGCATCCTGAACCGCGAGTTCAACATGGTCACGCCCGAGAACGAGATGAAGTGGGACGCCACCGAGCCGTCCCAGAACCAGTTCACCTACAGCAGCTCCGACCGGATCGTCGCGCACGCCCAGGCGAACGGCATGCGGGTGCGCGGGCACGCGCTGGCCTGGCACTCCCAGCAGCCGGGCTGGGCGCAGAGCCTGTCCGGCACCGCGCTGCGCAACGCCATGGTCAACCACATCACCCAGGTCGCCACCCACTTCAAGGGCAAGATCTACGCCTGGGACGTGGTCAACGAGGCGTTCGACGACGGCAACGGCGGCCGCCGCGACTCGAACCTCCAGCGCACCGGCAACGACTGGATCGAGGTCGCCTTCCGCACCGCGCGCGCCGCCGACCCCGGCGCCAAGCTCTGCTACAACGACTACAACACCGACAACTGGACCTGGGCCAAGACGCAGGGCGTCTACAACATGGTCAAGGACTTCAAGGCCCGGGGCGTGCCGATCGACTGCGTCGGCTTCCAGTCGCACTTCAACAGCGGCTCGCCCTACCCGGGCAACTACCGCACCACGCTGCAGAACTTCGCCGACCTGGGCGTGGACGTGCAGATCACCGAGCTCGACATCGAAGGCTCGGGCAGCGCGCAGGCCACCACCTACGGCAACGTGGTCAAGGACTGCCTGGCCGTGGCGCGGTGCAACGGCATCACCGTCTGGGGCATCCGGGACAGCGACTCCTGGCGGGCCAGCGGCACGCCGCTGCTCTTCGACGGCAGCGGCAACAAGAAGGCGGCGTACACCTCGACGCTCAACGCGCTGAACGCCGGCGGCACCACGCCGCCGACCAGCACGCCGCCCACCAGCACGCCGCCGACCAGCACCCCGCCCACGACCCCGCCGCCCACCACCACGCCGCCGACGACCCCGCCGCCGGCCGGCGCCTGCACCGCGTCGCTGACGACCAACCAGTGGCAGGGCGGCTTCGTCACCACCGTGCGGGTCACCGCCGGCGGCAGCGCGCTCAACGGATGGTCCGTGTCGCTGACCCTGCCGTCCGGCTCGTCGGTCACCAACACGTGGAGCGCCCAGGCCAGCGGCGCCGGCGGCGCGGTGACGTTCCGCAACGTCGACTACAACCGTCAGGTCGGCGCCGGCGGCAGCACCGAGTTCGGTTTCCAGGGCACCGGCACCGCGCCCTCCGGCACGGTGAGCTGCACGGCCGGCTGA
- a CDS encoding S1 family peptidase translates to MRRPSLVFLTLAALLAGTPGVARAGAPQPAPAALAEVRTAGIAWGPDPATGRLTVTVDDTVRGAELAALRRSATRAGAVLRHEPGRLRTLIAGGQAVYGGGGRCSLGANARSGSTWYFVTAGHCTNLGATWYADSARTSVLGSRTGSSFPGNDYGVVRYTGTVAHPSAVYTYPGQVTISGAGNAYVGQAVCRSGATTGVRCGLVTGLNQTVNYAEGSVTGLIRTNICAEPGDSGGPLYVAATGTVLGILSGGSGNCTSGGTSYYQPILEILAAYGLSIP, encoded by the coding sequence ATGCGCCGACCGTCGCTCGTCTTCCTCACCCTCGCCGCCCTGCTCGCCGGCACCCCGGGCGTGGCCCGGGCCGGCGCGCCGCAACCCGCGCCGGCCGCGCTCGCCGAGGTGCGCACCGCCGGCATCGCCTGGGGCCCCGACCCGGCCACCGGCCGCCTGACCGTCACCGTCGACGACACGGTACGCGGGGCGGAGCTGGCCGCGCTGCGCCGCAGCGCCACCCGCGCCGGCGCGGTGCTGCGGCACGAGCCGGGCCGGCTGCGCACACTCATCGCCGGCGGTCAGGCGGTCTACGGCGGCGGCGGGCGCTGCTCGCTCGGCGCGAACGCGCGCAGCGGCAGCACCTGGTACTTCGTCACCGCCGGACATTGCACGAACCTGGGCGCCACCTGGTACGCCGACAGCGCCCGCACCAGCGTGCTCGGCTCCCGCACCGGCAGCAGCTTCCCCGGCAACGACTACGGGGTGGTCCGCTACACCGGCACGGTCGCCCACCCCAGCGCGGTTTACACCTACCCGGGCCAGGTGACCATCTCCGGCGCCGGCAACGCGTACGTCGGGCAGGCCGTCTGCCGCAGCGGCGCCACCACCGGTGTGCGGTGCGGCCTGGTCACCGGTCTCAACCAGACCGTCAACTACGCCGAGGGCAGCGTCACCGGGCTGATCCGCACCAACATCTGCGCCGAACCGGGGGACAGCGGCGGCCCGCTCTACGTGGCCGCGACCGGCACCGTCCTCGGCATCCTCTCCGGCGGCAGCGGCAACTGCACCAGCGGTGGCACGAGCTACTACCAGCCGATCCTGGAGATCCTCGCCGCGTACGGGCTGAGCATCCCGTGA
- a CDS encoding putative quinol monooxygenase: MIFITAKFRVRAADADRWPRIAADFTAATRAEPGCLWFDWSRSLDDPTEYVLVEAFRDDEAGAAHVQSAHFREAQRTLPPHLAETPRIVNATVPQDDWSLLGEMAVPGDA, from the coding sequence ATGATCTTCATCACCGCCAAGTTCCGGGTCCGGGCCGCCGACGCCGACCGTTGGCCCCGGATCGCCGCCGACTTCACCGCCGCGACCCGGGCGGAGCCCGGCTGCCTGTGGTTCGACTGGTCCCGCAGCCTGGACGACCCGACCGAGTACGTGCTGGTCGAGGCGTTCCGCGACGACGAGGCGGGCGCGGCGCACGTGCAGTCGGCGCACTTCCGCGAGGCGCAGCGCACGCTGCCGCCGCACCTCGCGGAGACGCCGAGGATCGTCAACGCGACCGTGCCGCAGGACGACTGGTCGCTCCTGGGTGAGATGGCCGTGCCCGGCGACGCCTGA
- a CDS encoding DUF1330 domain-containing protein produces MTVYALAQLTVHDRTRYDRYVAAFLPVLARHGGRLLAADTAPRVVSGEWPHDKVVLLSFDSREDFERWSTSPEYVAIARDREAATDGVLLLLDGIGHAWPA; encoded by the coding sequence GTGACCGTCTACGCCCTCGCGCAGCTCACCGTCCACGACCGGACGCGCTACGACCGGTACGTCGCCGCCTTCCTGCCGGTGCTGGCCCGGCACGGCGGCCGGCTGCTCGCCGCCGACACCGCACCCCGGGTGGTGTCCGGGGAGTGGCCGCACGACAAGGTGGTCCTGCTGTCCTTCGACAGCCGGGAGGACTTCGAGCGGTGGTCCACCTCGCCGGAGTACGTGGCGATCGCCCGCGACCGGGAGGCGGCCACCGACGGGGTGCTCCTGCTGCTCGACGGGATCGGTCACGCCTGGCCGGCCTGA